The following are from one region of the Natronosporangium hydrolyticum genome:
- a CDS encoding FAD-dependent oxidoreductase, which produces MRVAIFGAGVAGLTAAAALHRRVNHCRVYERRHRGAAGGLGFIMSAQALADLQALGLPDTAARAGVPLREFCRYRPDGTLAHTRPMPTGWRGMRRADLVAALRHALPAETMVAGTALTGLTRARDGGVGAALLTNDLDDAWQLRADLYLAADGARSVARQTLYPAWPHRPARVWEVVAYAHDPAISAWAGSDFHKFAIPGLAAGILPVGDDTVVWFIQFDRFRFTPPATPDPTRALAHQLIGDWGHPLPSLLRATDFSQAHLWQPVDTDLLPRLHSGNLALVGDAAHPLLPFTSQGVAAAIAGVRDLASALEQHCSLPAALETYSASCRARCAPYIGQGRELTRRFLQPDGRADDLLPVST; this is translated from the coding sequence ATGAGGGTGGCGATCTTCGGTGCCGGTGTCGCCGGATTGACCGCCGCCGCCGCCCTGCACCGGCGGGTCAACCACTGCCGGGTCTACGAGCGACGGCACCGCGGCGCCGCTGGCGGGCTCGGCTTCATCATGTCGGCCCAGGCGCTCGCCGACCTCCAGGCGCTGGGCCTGCCGGACACCGCGGCCCGCGCCGGCGTCCCGCTGCGGGAGTTCTGCCGGTACCGCCCGGACGGCACGCTGGCACATACCCGGCCGATGCCGACCGGATGGCGGGGGATGCGCCGGGCGGACCTGGTCGCGGCGCTGCGGCACGCGCTACCCGCCGAGACCATGGTCGCCGGCACCGCCTTGACCGGGCTGACCCGCGCCCGCGACGGCGGAGTCGGCGCGGCGCTGCTGACCAACGACCTGGATGACGCGTGGCAACTGCGGGCCGACCTCTATCTGGCCGCCGACGGTGCCCGTTCGGTCGCCCGGCAGACGCTCTACCCGGCTTGGCCGCACCGCCCGGCCCGGGTGTGGGAGGTGGTCGCGTACGCCCACGATCCCGCGATCAGCGCCTGGGCGGGTTCGGATTTCCACAAGTTCGCCATCCCTGGTCTCGCCGCCGGCATCCTGCCGGTCGGCGACGACACGGTGGTCTGGTTCATCCAGTTCGACCGGTTCCGGTTCACCCCGCCCGCTACCCCCGACCCGACCCGGGCGTTGGCTCACCAGCTGATCGGCGACTGGGGCCACCCGCTGCCCTCGCTGCTACGCGCCACCGACTTCTCCCAGGCGCATCTGTGGCAGCCGGTCGATACCGACCTCCTCCCCCGGCTCCACTCCGGTAATCTGGCGCTGGTCGGCGACGCTGCCCACCCGCTGCTCCCGTTCACGAGTCAGGGTGTCGCCGCCGCAATCGCGGGCGTACGGGATCTGGCCTCCGCACTGGAGCAGCACTGCTCGCTTCCGGCGGCGCTGGAGACGTACTCCGCCTCGTGCCGAGCGCGGTGTGCTCCGTACATCGGGCAGGGGCGGGAGCTGACACGCCGGTTTCTACAACCGGACGGCCGGGCCGACGACCTGCTCCCGGTCTCCACATAG
- a CDS encoding transposase translates to MALVRVYCGLAAAYPPRRLAVGSSSLTATIVDDAGRTLDVCDIGDDPYGYAYLSASLAERATGPYSVAIAADSDRPLVTRLLVAAGWALAIADDASTDDFAGRFGDPYGLGQDHGPSQRRALGLARALQAGVLSANLLPVADELGEVKPVLAAHSAVATGRHAATVALREVLRELYPAALRAYPDPADPVALSVLEAFPEPGMLGPGSARSVDTTTIVDSVTSQLSRSGGADAGTVNEAITALRAAIAETPRRGGIARTLTATVAETVQQAVAAVRACDAAGTTLVNALASRAESLTASDTRGDIDARAPRSPGASVAQAFLGARRSGGVPEQRGGGWSPEQTSEPAAPPLPARAPASGAPVAADAGYPGRGPGHAASAPPALTGYSPFGATASDPPAIEPQAHNRPVSPPPPPPPGITPIREPELTTRTGRRAAEAAAEGESEPQRVPNPRPALDRTPSRGSRSEWPTNPPNDDWATATPYGRAEESGGGYGGYRSDGYGDRWRSQEPEPAPSWAPDPNGLGDPLRGEQPPPEQPMLRLVEPTLPEELREDLGYPSARESEPGSPPLRLVEPGGVNGAPRSVPPVAADAEDADLLIFAQTRSAWFDQDPAASWTSAMDLGWQAAEQAAAQPTVGERTDAGLPRRVPQTNLVPGAPPLREERPLQVVRDPKTIAAHTSGYFSGWRKGQEIGGFPLGNRPARRAAGAWEFHRDEDRLSG, encoded by the coding sequence GTGGCGCTCGTGCGGGTGTATTGCGGGCTGGCTGCGGCCTACCCGCCTCGGCGACTCGCCGTAGGCAGCTCTTCGCTTACCGCGACGATAGTGGACGATGCCGGCCGCACTCTCGATGTCTGTGACATTGGAGACGATCCGTACGGTTACGCGTACCTTAGTGCCTCGCTGGCCGAGCGCGCCACCGGACCATACTCGGTAGCGATCGCCGCCGACAGCGACCGACCGCTGGTGACCCGGCTGCTGGTCGCGGCGGGCTGGGCGCTGGCGATCGCCGACGATGCCAGCACCGACGACTTCGCCGGACGCTTCGGCGACCCGTACGGTCTCGGCCAGGATCACGGGCCGAGTCAGCGACGGGCACTCGGGCTGGCGCGGGCGCTGCAGGCGGGGGTGCTCTCCGCGAATCTGCTGCCGGTCGCAGACGAGTTGGGCGAGGTCAAGCCGGTGCTCGCCGCCCACAGCGCAGTCGCGACCGGGCGCCACGCCGCCACTGTGGCGCTGCGGGAGGTGCTCCGGGAGCTCTACCCCGCTGCCTTGCGCGCCTACCCGGATCCGGCCGACCCGGTGGCGCTCTCGGTGCTGGAGGCGTTCCCCGAGCCGGGCATGCTCGGCCCGGGTTCGGCCCGCAGCGTCGACACCACGACCATCGTCGACTCGGTCACCTCTCAGCTCAGCCGCTCCGGCGGCGCGGACGCCGGCACCGTCAACGAGGCGATCACCGCGCTGCGGGCGGCGATCGCGGAGACCCCCCGCCGGGGCGGGATCGCCCGGACCCTCACCGCCACCGTCGCCGAGACCGTCCAGCAGGCGGTCGCCGCCGTGCGCGCCTGCGACGCCGCCGGCACCACCCTGGTAAATGCGCTGGCGAGCCGGGCCGAGTCGTTAACCGCGAGTGACACCCGCGGCGATATCGATGCCCGGGCGCCACGCTCGCCGGGGGCATCGGTAGCCCAGGCGTTCCTCGGTGCCCGCCGCTCGGGCGGGGTTCCCGAGCAGCGCGGCGGCGGCTGGTCTCCTGAGCAGACCAGCGAGCCGGCCGCCCCGCCGCTGCCGGCCCGGGCGCCCGCTTCGGGCGCCCCGGTAGCCGCCGACGCGGGTTACCCCGGCCGTGGCCCAGGGCACGCCGCCAGCGCCCCACCCGCCCTCACCGGGTACTCCCCCTTCGGCGCCACCGCCAGCGACCCGCCCGCGATCGAGCCGCAGGCGCACAACCGGCCGGTGTCACCACCACCGCCCCCGCCGCCGGGGATCACCCCGATCCGGGAACCGGAGCTCACCACCCGGACCGGCCGCCGCGCGGCCGAGGCGGCGGCGGAGGGCGAGTCGGAGCCGCAACGGGTGCCGAACCCCCGCCCGGCGCTGGACCGCACCCCGTCGCGCGGATCCCGGAGCGAGTGGCCGACCAACCCACCCAACGACGACTGGGCGACCGCCACCCCCTACGGTCGCGCGGAGGAGAGCGGCGGCGGTTACGGCGGGTACCGCTCGGACGGTTACGGCGACCGGTGGCGGAGCCAAGAACCGGAGCCGGCACCGTCCTGGGCGCCGGACCCGAACGGTCTCGGCGACCCGCTCCGGGGCGAGCAGCCCCCGCCTGAGCAGCCGATGCTGCGGCTCGTCGAGCCGACGCTGCCGGAGGAGCTGCGAGAAGACCTCGGCTACCCCAGCGCCCGCGAGAGTGAGCCTGGTTCCCCACCGTTACGGCTGGTCGAGCCCGGCGGGGTCAACGGTGCCCCGCGGAGCGTGCCGCCGGTCGCCGCCGACGCCGAAGACGCGGACCTGCTGATCTTCGCCCAGACCCGGTCCGCCTGGTTCGACCAGGACCCGGCCGCCTCCTGGACCTCGGCGATGGACCTGGGCTGGCAGGCGGCGGAACAGGCAGCTGCGCAACCAACCGTCGGTGAACGCACCGATGCCGGGCTGCCTCGCCGGGTGCCGCAGACCAATCTGGTCCCGGGGGCGCCGCCCCTGCGAGAGGAGCGGCCACTCCAGGTGGTCCGCGATCCTAAGACCATCGCCGCGCACACCAGCGGCTACTTCAGTGGTTGGCGCAAAGGTCAGGAGATCGGGGGCTTCCCGCTCGGGAACCGACCCGCTCGCCGGGCCGCCGGGGCGTGGGAGTTCCACCGGGACGAGGACCGGCTTTCTGGCTGA
- a CDS encoding DNA primase — MWAQRHLPDTAAEVTVTDSPDAVADSPDDVPADDQTAARSAETDELWSELRVEPVKVALPGGDVGYTLRAYRPASELTPTEVPDAEVDEDDPFAARERARAQEEAELAEAAEAAALAGVVADSDTEPDDEAAESEELEADEEPEESDEEEAAAADEEELPVFLSHRGRLLLFRTPESLVSFITSDAPHDLAQLDTWPSVVKRVKAAHVAPTDDDTYELDLVVENLRGGHDAWDIPLLVSAGEFARDVGFALRLTPVITALSPGSPLDDLDEALRATAGGGFGSLFARRRLRRVGAQQASLGWRTVIGKIVAAVDWHD; from the coding sequence GTGTGGGCGCAACGTCACCTACCCGACACCGCTGCGGAGGTCACCGTGACCGACTCCCCCGACGCCGTGGCCGATTCGCCCGACGACGTCCCAGCAGACGACCAGACCGCTGCCCGGTCGGCCGAGACCGACGAGCTCTGGTCCGAGCTGCGCGTCGAACCGGTGAAGGTAGCCCTGCCCGGCGGCGACGTCGGCTACACCCTCCGGGCTTACCGGCCGGCGAGCGAGCTGACCCCGACCGAGGTGCCGGACGCCGAGGTGGACGAGGACGACCCGTTCGCCGCCCGGGAGCGGGCGCGGGCACAGGAGGAGGCCGAGCTCGCCGAGGCGGCCGAGGCCGCCGCCCTCGCCGGGGTGGTCGCCGACTCGGACACCGAACCCGACGACGAGGCGGCGGAGTCCGAGGAGCTGGAGGCTGACGAGGAGCCCGAGGAGTCCGACGAGGAAGAAGCGGCAGCGGCCGACGAGGAGGAGCTACCGGTCTTCCTCAGCCATCGGGGCCGGTTGTTGTTGTTCCGGACTCCCGAGTCGTTGGTGTCGTTCATCACCTCGGACGCTCCGCACGACCTCGCGCAGTTGGACACGTGGCCGAGCGTGGTCAAGCGGGTAAAGGCCGCCCACGTGGCGCCGACCGACGACGACACCTACGAACTCGACCTGGTGGTGGAGAACCTGCGTGGTGGCCACGATGCCTGGGACATCCCGCTGCTGGTCTCGGCGGGGGAGTTCGCCCGGGATGTAGGGTTCGCACTCCGGCTTACCCCGGTCATCACCGCACTGTCACCCGGGTCCCCACTGGACGACCTGGACGAGGCACTGCGGGCCACGGCCGGCGGTGGGTTCGGCAGCCTGTTCGCCCGCCGGCGGCTGCGCCGGGTCGGTGCCCAGCAGGCGAGCCTGGGTTGGCGCACCGTCATCGGGAAAATCGTTGCCGCCGTAGACTGGCATGACTGA
- a CDS encoding aldehyde dehydrogenase family protein: MAAKAAGTGWRPTLHTDQQPRVGIRKTYKLFIGGGFPRSESGRTYQVDDRNIALASRKDLRDAVVAARGATRKWAGATAYNRGQILYRAAEMLEGRADEFAGLGVPAAEITAAVDRWVWYAGWTDKVTQVYGGANPVAGPYFNLSAPEPTGVVGVLAPTNSPLLGLVSVVAPVIATGNTAVVLAAEGYPVAAISLAETLATADLPGGVVNILTGRPAETAPWLAAHADVNALDLAGATDPELATALEEAAAGTLKRVLRPATTPVDWRADPGLTRLTTFLETKTVWHPKGT; this comes from the coding sequence ATGGCCGCGAAGGCGGCCGGCACGGGCTGGAGGCCTACCTTGCACACTGACCAGCAGCCCCGGGTGGGCATCCGGAAGACATACAAGCTCTTCATCGGTGGCGGCTTCCCCCGTAGCGAGTCAGGACGGACCTATCAGGTGGACGACCGCAACATCGCCCTGGCCTCCCGCAAGGATCTACGAGACGCCGTGGTCGCGGCCCGCGGCGCGACCCGAAAATGGGCCGGCGCGACCGCTTACAACCGGGGGCAGATCCTCTACCGCGCCGCCGAGATGCTGGAGGGCCGGGCGGACGAGTTCGCCGGGCTCGGGGTGCCGGCGGCGGAGATCACCGCCGCGGTCGACCGGTGGGTGTGGTATGCCGGCTGGACCGACAAGGTCACCCAGGTGTACGGCGGGGCGAACCCGGTCGCGGGGCCCTACTTCAACCTCTCCGCCCCGGAACCGACCGGCGTCGTCGGAGTGCTCGCACCGACAAACTCGCCGCTGTTGGGGCTGGTCAGCGTCGTCGCACCGGTGATCGCCACCGGCAACACCGCGGTGGTGCTCGCCGCCGAGGGGTACCCGGTGGCCGCCATCAGCCTGGCGGAGACGCTCGCCACAGCCGACCTACCGGGCGGCGTGGTGAACATCCTCACCGGACGTCCGGCCGAGACCGCCCCGTGGCTGGCGGCCCACGCCGACGTCAACGCGCTCGACCTCGCCGGCGCCACCGATCCAGAGCTGGCCACGGCGCTGGAGGAGGCGGCGGCGGGCACCCTCAAGCGGGTGCTCCGGCCGGCGACCACGCCGGTCGACTGGCGCGCCGACCCGGGGCTCACCCGGCTGACCACCTTCCTAGAGACCAAGACGGTCTGGCACCCGAAAGGGACCTGA
- a CDS encoding pyridoxal phosphate-dependent aminotransferase, protein MAGAEFSDAAVPRELLRRRAYNLRWAQQPDDVIPLTAADSDFPVSPAVRERLTQFVADGLFNYGPPEGLPEFRATLAQWYTERRGVPYEPTAVLATDSAAAAMTVVARASLAPGDEVLIPDPVDFLFEHAIRRAGAIPVRVPLAPKTTATDYVAALGARLTSRTRMVWLCNPHNPWGTVPTRRWLQAVARWAVRHRLRLLSDEVWADITYPPHRCTSVAALAPEIAAQTVTIYGFSKNFALAGLRVGAVLCTDPTWREEIVTAADVRSTAAGVSVLSQVAAVAAMQAGEPWLAEFLSHLRKQRDLVLGRLRRWPGVATRPPQGTFVAFPDLSRLDPDAEHLCQHFEHKAKVALVPGSPRWFGPGAAGHVRISFATSREILTEAFDRLDPVVFELASGR, encoded by the coding sequence ATGGCCGGAGCCGAGTTCAGCGACGCAGCGGTGCCGCGCGAGTTGCTGCGCCGCCGGGCGTACAACCTGCGGTGGGCGCAGCAACCGGACGATGTGATTCCGTTGACCGCGGCCGACAGCGACTTTCCGGTCAGCCCGGCGGTACGGGAGCGGCTGACCCAGTTCGTGGCCGACGGGCTGTTCAACTACGGCCCGCCGGAAGGGCTCCCAGAGTTCCGGGCGACGCTGGCGCAGTGGTATACCGAGCGCCGCGGCGTGCCGTACGAGCCCACCGCGGTGCTGGCCACCGACAGCGCCGCCGCCGCGATGACGGTCGTGGCCAGGGCGAGCCTCGCCCCCGGCGACGAGGTGTTGATCCCGGATCCGGTGGATTTTCTGTTCGAGCACGCGATCCGCCGCGCTGGCGCGATCCCGGTCCGGGTGCCGCTGGCGCCGAAGACCACGGCGACCGATTACGTCGCCGCACTCGGCGCCCGGCTCACCTCCCGGACCCGGATGGTCTGGTTATGCAATCCGCACAATCCGTGGGGGACGGTCCCTACCCGGCGGTGGCTGCAGGCGGTCGCCCGCTGGGCCGTCAGACACCGGCTGCGGCTGCTCAGCGATGAGGTGTGGGCCGACATCACCTACCCGCCGCACCGGTGTACGAGCGTGGCGGCGCTCGCCCCCGAGATCGCCGCGCAGACCGTGACGATCTACGGCTTCTCGAAGAACTTCGCGCTCGCGGGCCTGCGGGTCGGGGCGGTGCTCTGCACCGATCCGACCTGGCGCGAGGAGATCGTGACCGCCGCGGATGTCCGCAGCACCGCCGCCGGAGTGAGCGTGCTCTCGCAGGTGGCCGCGGTCGCGGCGATGCAGGCGGGGGAGCCGTGGCTCGCCGAGTTCCTCAGCCACCTGCGTAAGCAGCGCGACCTGGTGCTGGGTCGGCTACGGCGGTGGCCGGGCGTCGCCACTCGCCCGCCGCAGGGCACCTTCGTGGCCTTCCCCGACCTGTCCCGCCTCGACCCGGACGCCGAGCACCTGTGCCAGCACTTCGAGCACAAGGCGAAGGTGGCGCTGGTGCCCGGCTCGCCCCGGTGGTTCGGTCCGGGCGCCGCGGGGCATGTCCGGATCAGCTTCGCCACCTCCCGGGAGATCCTCACCGAGGCGTTCGACCGGTTGGACCCGGTAGTCTTCGAGCTCGCCTCTGGCCGGTGA
- a CDS encoding aldehyde dehydrogenase family protein: MPQFEYAPAPESRELASIQASYRLFIGGEFVDPTDGDVGKTVNPATEEVLAEVAEAGAADVDAAVRAARTAYEQVWGPMPGSERAKYLFRIARLIAERSRELAVLESLDNGKPIRESRDVDLPQVAAYFFYYAGWADKLPYAGFGPQPQPLGVAGQVIPWNFPLLMLAWKIAPALACGNTVVLKPAETTPLTALRFAEICQQADLPPGVVNIVTGAGETGAALVGHPGVDKLAFTGSTEVGKQIARRVAGTRKRLTLELGGKAANIVFDDAPVDQAVEGIVNGIFFNQGQVCCAGSRLLVQESVAEPLLAALRRRMATLRVGDPLDKNTDVGAVNSAAQLARITELAQAGAAEGAQPWSPPCQLPERGFWFAPTIFTGVTQAHRIAREEIFGPVLSVLTFRTPAEAVEKANNTPYGLSAGIWSEKGSRILSVADQLRAGVVWANTFNRFDPTSPFGGYRESGYGREGGRHGLEAYLAH, from the coding sequence ATGCCACAGTTCGAGTACGCCCCCGCCCCCGAGTCGCGCGAGCTGGCCTCGATCCAGGCCAGCTACCGGCTGTTCATCGGCGGCGAGTTCGTCGATCCGACCGACGGTGACGTGGGTAAGACCGTCAACCCCGCCACCGAAGAGGTGCTCGCCGAGGTCGCCGAGGCCGGCGCCGCCGACGTGGACGCCGCGGTCCGCGCCGCCCGGACGGCGTACGAGCAGGTCTGGGGGCCGATGCCCGGCAGCGAGCGGGCGAAGTATCTGTTCCGGATCGCCCGGTTGATCGCCGAACGGTCCCGGGAGTTGGCGGTGCTGGAGTCGCTGGACAACGGCAAGCCGATCCGGGAATCGCGGGATGTGGACCTGCCGCAGGTCGCCGCGTACTTCTTCTACTACGCCGGTTGGGCCGACAAACTGCCCTACGCCGGTTTCGGGCCGCAGCCACAGCCGCTGGGAGTGGCCGGCCAGGTCATTCCGTGGAATTTCCCGTTGCTGATGCTCGCCTGGAAGATCGCACCAGCGCTCGCCTGCGGCAACACGGTGGTGCTCAAGCCCGCCGAGACGACGCCGCTGACCGCGCTCCGGTTCGCCGAGATCTGCCAGCAGGCCGACCTGCCGCCCGGAGTAGTGAACATCGTCACCGGGGCGGGCGAGACCGGCGCGGCCCTGGTGGGCCATCCTGGTGTGGACAAACTCGCCTTCACCGGCTCCACCGAGGTGGGCAAGCAGATCGCCCGCCGAGTCGCGGGCACTCGCAAACGGCTCACCCTGGAGCTGGGCGGCAAGGCGGCGAACATCGTCTTCGACGACGCCCCGGTCGATCAGGCGGTGGAGGGGATCGTCAACGGCATCTTCTTCAACCAGGGCCAGGTCTGCTGCGCCGGCTCCCGACTGCTGGTCCAGGAGTCGGTGGCGGAGCCGCTGCTGGCGGCCCTGCGGCGCCGGATGGCGACGCTGCGGGTAGGAGATCCGCTGGACAAGAACACCGATGTCGGCGCCGTCAACTCCGCAGCCCAGCTGGCACGGATCACCGAACTCGCGCAGGCCGGGGCGGCCGAAGGCGCGCAGCCGTGGTCGCCACCGTGCCAACTGCCCGAGCGCGGTTTCTGGTTCGCCCCCACTATCTTCACCGGAGTCACCCAGGCTCACCGAATCGCCCGGGAGGAGATCTTCGGCCCGGTGCTGTCGGTGCTGACCTTCCGGACCCCGGCGGAGGCGGTGGAGAAGGCGAACAACACGCCGTACGGGCTGTCGGCGGGAATCTGGAGCGAGAAGGGGTCGCGCATCCTGTCGGTGGCGGACCAGCTGCGGGCCGGTGTGGTGTGGGCGAACACGTTCAACCGGTTCGACCCGACCTCACCGTTCGGCGGCTACCGGGAGTCGGGCTATGGCCGCGAAGGCGGCCGGCACGGGCTGGAGGCCTACCTTGCACACTGA
- the deoC gene encoding deoxyribose-phosphate aldolase, which translates to MTATAAPLAEVAGSQTALRAFLHGLPGVDQVGAEQRAAGLATRSIKTTAKAWALDLAVRMIDLTTLEGADTPGKVRALCAKAQRPDPTDPTCPPVAAVCVYPALVPVAADALAGSGVHVASVATAFPAGQSPLPGRLTETAEAVAAGADEIDMVINRGAFLAGRYLEVYEEIAAVKQACGEAHLKVILETGELVTYDNVRRAAWLAILAGADVVKTSTGKVQPAATLPVTMVLLEAVRDARDVTGRQVGVKAAGGIRSAKDAIRYLVLVNEVAGAEWLDPAWFRFGASTLLNDLLMQRQRLATGHYSGPDYVTLD; encoded by the coding sequence ATGACGGCTACGGCGGCACCACTGGCGGAGGTGGCGGGGTCGCAGACGGCGCTGCGGGCCTTTCTGCACGGGCTTCCCGGGGTCGACCAGGTCGGCGCCGAGCAGCGGGCGGCCGGCCTCGCCACCCGTTCGATCAAGACCACCGCGAAGGCGTGGGCGCTCGACCTCGCAGTCCGGATGATCGACCTGACCACGCTTGAGGGCGCCGACACCCCCGGTAAGGTGCGGGCGCTCTGCGCCAAGGCGCAGCGCCCCGACCCCACCGACCCGACCTGCCCACCGGTGGCGGCGGTCTGCGTCTACCCGGCGCTGGTGCCGGTCGCCGCCGATGCGCTGGCCGGGTCCGGCGTGCACGTGGCAAGCGTCGCGACCGCGTTCCCGGCCGGCCAGTCGCCGCTGCCGGGGCGGCTCACGGAGACCGCCGAGGCGGTCGCCGCGGGCGCCGATGAGATCGACATGGTGATCAACCGGGGGGCGTTCCTGGCCGGCCGCTACCTGGAGGTCTACGAGGAGATCGCGGCGGTCAAACAGGCCTGCGGCGAGGCCCACCTCAAGGTGATCCTGGAGACCGGGGAGCTGGTCACCTACGACAACGTCCGGCGGGCCGCGTGGCTGGCCATCCTCGCCGGCGCCGATGTCGTCAAGACCTCCACCGGCAAGGTGCAGCCCGCCGCCACGTTGCCGGTGACCATGGTGTTGCTGGAGGCGGTGCGCGACGCCCGCGACGTGACCGGCCGCCAGGTGGGGGTGAAGGCCGCCGGTGGGATCCGGTCGGCGAAAGACGCCATCCGCTACCTGGTGCTGGTCAACGAGGTCGCCGGGGCCGAGTGGCTCGACCCGGCCTGGTTCCGATTCGGCGCCTCGACGCTGCTGAACGACCTGTTGATGCAGCGCCAGCGGCTGGCCACCGGGCACTACTCCGGCCCCGACTACGTCACCCTGGACTAG
- the upp gene encoding uracil phosphoribosyltransferase, which translates to MDVHVVDHPLAQTRLTALRAAGTDAGSFRAALHDLTTMLVYEATRSVAVARFPIVTPVAPTEGVRVADPPLLVPVLRAGLGMADAALALLPESSMGFVGLARDESTFEPRAYLESLPADLTGLSVLVLDPMLATGGSLEHCCRLLADRGCRDITVLCVLAAPEGVERLRRAGLPLRLVTAAIDTRLNEQAFIVPGLGDAGDRQFGGMPRF; encoded by the coding sequence GTGGACGTACACGTCGTGGATCATCCGTTGGCGCAGACCCGGCTCACCGCGCTGCGCGCCGCCGGCACCGACGCCGGGTCCTTCCGGGCCGCGCTGCACGACCTGACCACCATGCTGGTCTATGAAGCGACCCGGTCGGTGGCGGTCGCCCGGTTCCCGATCGTCACCCCGGTAGCGCCGACCGAAGGGGTACGGGTGGCCGACCCGCCGCTGCTGGTGCCGGTGCTGCGAGCCGGGCTCGGGATGGCGGACGCGGCGCTCGCGCTGCTCCCGGAGTCGTCGATGGGGTTCGTCGGGCTGGCCCGGGATGAGTCGACCTTCGAGCCCCGGGCGTACCTGGAGTCGTTGCCGGCGGACCTGACCGGCTTGTCGGTGCTGGTGCTGGATCCGATGCTGGCGACCGGCGGCTCGCTGGAGCACTGCTGCCGGCTGCTGGCTGACCGCGGCTGCCGGGATATCACGGTGCTCTGCGTGCTGGCGGCCCCGGAGGGGGTCGAGCGGCTGCGCCGGGCGGGCCTGCCGTTGCGGCTGGTCACCGCGGCGATCGACACGCGCCTCAACGAGCAGGCGTTCATCGTCCCCGGGTTGGGCGACGCGGGCGACCGGCAATTCGGCGGCATGCCCCGCTTCTAG